From a region of the Haloferax volcanii DS2 genome:
- a CDS encoding CheF family chemotaxis protein: protein MAKSDLLQAYRRKKSEPSDEREEQERERSKKQTEKQTSDGESIVVDFVANFVAGGNASFDPVKGRVLMSQRRLILATSKAKTVIPITSIFDIAVGQVPPEVEEFFDYTVMVGYIIGRQRRTTVIGGDRETIEKFSLLLFRAALNGSRAQVTHPARIGGRVLDTERRPSGLHLDYEAVTFPDDDGPLTENGEPFHIDLASVIFFEVLERTVDGETRLVLSVQHVKQGQTVTSEITLDSRRKMNILGRYLRLVYHWIKSGVRDVEITEQGLEVLVGLYSAGEMAAEVDFSELLGVEGEVLEAELETLHEEELIGDDELPTSLTPQGRFVVNEEIEDVNV from the coding sequence GTGGCGAAAAGCGATCTCCTGCAGGCGTACCGCCGGAAGAAGTCCGAACCGTCGGACGAACGCGAGGAACAAGAGCGGGAGCGCTCGAAGAAGCAGACGGAAAAACAGACCAGCGACGGCGAGTCCATCGTCGTCGACTTCGTCGCCAACTTCGTCGCCGGCGGCAACGCCTCGTTCGACCCCGTCAAGGGGCGCGTCCTGATGAGCCAACGGCGGCTCATCCTCGCCACGTCGAAGGCGAAGACCGTCATTCCCATCACGTCCATCTTCGACATCGCCGTCGGGCAGGTTCCCCCGGAGGTCGAGGAGTTCTTCGACTACACCGTGATGGTGGGCTACATCATCGGCCGCCAGCGACGGACGACCGTCATCGGCGGCGACCGCGAGACCATCGAGAAGTTCTCGCTGCTGTTGTTCCGCGCGGCGCTCAACGGCTCGCGCGCGCAGGTTACCCACCCGGCCCGCATCGGCGGCCGCGTCCTCGACACGGAGCGCCGACCCTCGGGCCTGCATCTCGACTACGAGGCCGTCACGTTCCCCGACGACGACGGCCCGCTCACGGAGAACGGCGAGCCGTTCCACATCGACCTCGCGAGCGTCATCTTCTTCGAGGTGCTCGAACGGACCGTCGACGGCGAAACGCGACTGGTGCTTTCGGTCCAGCACGTCAAACAGGGCCAGACGGTCACCTCCGAGATAACGCTCGACTCGCGGCGGAAGATGAACATCCTCGGGCGCTACCTCAGACTCGTCTACCACTGGATAAAGTCGGGCGTCCGCGACGTCGAAATCACCGAACAGGGCCTCGAAGTCCTCGTCGGGCTGTACTCCGCCGGCGAGATGGCCGCCGAGGTCGACTTCAGCGAACTCCTCGGCGTCGAAGGGGAAGTCCTCGAAGCGGAACTGGAGACGCTCCACGAGGAGGAACTCATCGGCGACGACGAACTGCCGACCTCGCTGACGCCGCAAGGGCGGTTCGTCGTCAACGAGGAAATCGAAGACGTGAACGTCTGA